A portion of the Sabethes cyaneus chromosome 3, idSabCyanKW18_F2, whole genome shotgun sequence genome contains these proteins:
- the LOC128743080 gene encoding uncharacterized protein LOC128743080: MSRKITPMFNDYLYGAIRRLAVQQGFTEDLFSVDFDEETRLECDGFISFVFKAIINGDDRELVLWCKVPPNDDPRSLALFKREVYFYQEILPAMYEFQMTKDVNEQSNVGFFSAPRCYLAHCDADKEEPEAVIVLEYDENYERWDWDKFEPINLDHAKLLLQQLGRLHAVSLAMKAQKPEMFEKLKHALEDNVDFGTLMKESFDRALTTMKTRFAADQVEIQQMRDAIFSELNCCAGVARIEAFSVISHGDCWINNFIFTHNKEKAPVSVVLTDWQSVRYATPLLDLGYFFFICTSIEFRKEHWEELLKHYHNTLRTLLDRLGGNTDRQFPFAALQWLIKAFRMLFPKEQTEEDDENGKPDQIVGM, from the exons ATGTCGCGAAAAATTACTCCGATGTTTAACGATTATCTGTACGGTGCTATACGGAGGCTTGCCGTCCAGCAGGGCTTCACCGAGGATTTATTTTCGGTGGATTTCGACGAGGAAACGCGTTTGGAATGTGATGGATTCATAAGTTTCGTGTTCAAAGCCATCATCAATGGGGACGATCGGGAGTTGGTGCTGTGGTGTAAGGTACCCCCGAACGACGATCCTCGCTCGTTAGCTTTGTTTAAACGCGAGGTGTACTTCTACCAAGAAATTCTACCGGCGATGTACGAGTTCCAAATGACAAAGGACGTAAACGAGCAATCGAATGTGGGATTTTTCAGTGCTCCGAGGTGTTATCTTGCACATTGTGATGCCGATAAAGAGGAACCTGAGGCAGTAATTGTTTTGGAATATGACGAGAACTACGAGCGCTGGGATTGGGATAAATTTGAACCAATCAATCTGGATCATGCGAAGCTACTGTTGCAGCAATTGGGTCGCCTGCACGCCGTGTCTCTGGCCATGAAAGCTCAAAAGCCGGAGATGTTTGAAAAACTAAAGCATGCTCTAGAAGATAATGTCGACTTTGGCACACTAATGAAGGAATCGTTCGATCGGGCTTTGACTACTATGAAGACAAGATTTGCTGCCGATCAAGTAGAAATCCAGCAAATGAGGGACGCTATTTTCAGTGAACTGAACTGTTGCGCTGGCGTCGCTAGGATTGAGGCTTTCAGCGTTATCAGTCATGGTGATTGTTGGATCAATAATTTCATTTTTACACATAATAAG GAAAAAGCCCCTGTCAGTGTCGTTCTCACCGATTGGCAATCGGTGCGGTACGCGACTCCTCTATTGGATTTAGGCTatttctttttcatctgtactagcaTCGAGTTTCGCAAGGAGCATTGGGAAGAACTGCTAAAGCACTACCACAATACACTGAGAACTCTTCTGGACCGTCTGGGAGGAAACACCGACCGCCAGTTTCCATTTGCCGCACTGCAGTGGCTTATAAAAGCGTTCCGGATGTTGTTCCCCAAGGAACAAACCGAAGAGGACGATGAAAACGGAAAACCTGATCAGATAGTGGGGATGTAA